One genomic segment of Salarias fasciatus chromosome 8, fSalaFa1.1, whole genome shotgun sequence includes these proteins:
- the dcakd gene encoding dephospho-CoA kinase domain-containing protein, protein MYLVGLTGGIASGKSTVSSMLRELGCPIIDADVVARKVVEPHTPAYSRIVYHFGPEILLENGEIDRQKLGQIIFANEEKRKLLNSITHPEIHKAMLKEIVLFFLRGYRYVVLDVPLLFETRRLTQFLNHTVVVYCDPATQLSRLMQRDGLTQEQAEQRVAAQMPLNEKRGLANHVIENSGGREDTHRQVLRLHTKLEDSMDFLLVRVIAIAATAGLGGILLYAAKMLLS, encoded by the exons ATGTACCTGGTGGGACTGACAGGAGGTATCGCCTCGGGGAAAAGCACAGTGTCTTCCATGCTGCGGGAGCTCGGGTGCCCCATCATCGACGCCGACGTGGTGGCCAGGAAAG TCGTGGAGCCGCACACGCCCGCCTATTCCCGCATCGTGTACCACTTCGGGCCCGAGATCCTGCTGGAGAACGGAGAGATCGACCGACAGAAGCTGGGACAGATCATCTTCGCCaatgaggagaagaggaagctgtTGAACTCCATCACTCATCCGGAGATCCATAAAGCCATGCTGAAAGAAATCGTGCTCTTCTTCCTCAGAG GCTATCGCTACGTGGTGCTGGACGTGCCCCTTCTCTTCGAAACCAGACGGCTCACTCAGTTCCTCAACCACACCGTGGTGGTTTACTG CGACCCCGCCACTCAGCTCTCGCGCCTGATGCAGAGGGACGGCCTGACCCAGGAGCAGGCCGAGCAGCGCGTGGCGGCGCAGATGCCGCTCAACGAGAAGCGCGGCCTGGCCAACCACGTCATCGAGAACTCGGGCGGCAGGGAGGACACCCACCGGCAGGTCCTGCGGCTCCACACCAAGCTGGAGGACTCCATGGACTTCCTTTTAGTCAGGGTCATCGCCATCGCCGCCACCGCCGGCCTGGGCGGGATCCTGCTGTACGCCGCCAAGATGCTCTTGTCCTaa
- the pus3 gene encoding tRNA pseudouridine(38/39) synthase, translating into MSDVLIQRIQELESELERLRSQLKQSSGAADEMETTSSPAPDESWDCKADVNPSSSKKERKKGGRDRPFDFSLHPRRHVALRLAYLGWAYQGFAVQENTDNTVEARLFDALLKTRLIQDRQSSNYHRCGRTDKGVSAFSQVITIDLRSTQFCGGLGVTLPENVDVSSRSKAAASELPYVKMLNRVLPQDIRVLDWAPATEGFSARFDCQSRTYRYYFPRGSLDVALMAEAAKRYEGTHDFRNLCKMDVGNGVLQFERTILSAAVEPVQPQSLSSSNQYDLFIFQIKGLAFLYHQVRCMMAVLLLIGQKLEAPEIINQLLDVENNPRKPQYSMAVDFPLVLYDCHFEGLSWKQEPEDANHVVSALRQHWTLSTVRAHVLQGMIQGLEARGASSSGHCLLVEGSRQRNYRPLLERPCCESLESRIDHFVKRGRLEREEGENGGETVHRGKRSKHSHSASSLPAASEQSPDHKAED; encoded by the exons ATGTCAGATGTACTAATCCAAAGAATACAGGAGCTGGAGTCAGAGTTGGAGAGGCTCAGGTCtcagctgaagcagagcagtGGAGCTGCAGATGAAATGGAAACGACGTCCAGTCCGGCTCCTGATGAAAGCTGGGACTGTAAGGCTGATGtgaaccccagcagcagcaagaaggagaggaagaaaggcGGCAGAGACCGTCCCTTTGACTTCTCCCTGCACCCCCGGCGTCATGTGGCTCTGCGGCTGGCTTATCTCGGGTGGGCCTACCAGGGCTTTGCAGTCCAGGAGAACACAGACAACACCGTGGAGGCCAGACTCTTTGACGCTTTGTTAAAGACCAGGCTGATTCAGGACCGGCAGAGCTCCAATTACCACCGCTGTGGTCGCACTGATAAAGGAGTCAGTGCTTTTTCCCAA GTTATAACCATTGACTTGCGCTCCACGCAGTTTTGTGGAGGCCTCGGCGTCACCCTCCCTGAAAACGTGGACGTCAGTAGCAGGTCAAAGGCCGCGGCCTCCGAACTTCCGTACGTGAAGATGCTGAACCGAGTCCTGCCGCAGGACATCAGGGTTTTGGACTGGGCGCCTGCCACGGAGGGCTTCAGCGCACGCTTCGACTGTCAGTCCCGCACCTACCGCTACTACTTCCCCCGGGGGTCTCTGGACGTGGCGTTGATGGCAGAAGCTGCAAAAAG ATACGAAGGAACTCACGACTTTCGTAACCTTTGTAAGATGGACGTGGGAAACGGAGTCCTGCAGTTCGAGAGGACCATTCTCTCAGCCGCAGTCGAGCCCGTTCAGCCTCAGAGTCTCTCCAGCTCAAACCAATACGACCTTTTTATCTTTCAAATCAAGGGATTGGCCTTCCTTTATCACCAG gtacGCTGCATGATGGCAGTGCTCCTCTTGATCGGGCAAAAGCTGGAAGCCCCAGAGATAATTAATCAGCTCCTGGATGTTGAGAATAACCCCAGGAAGCCCCAgtacag CATGGCGGTGGACTTCCCTCTGGTGCTGTACGACTGCCACTTTGAAGGTCTGAGCTGGAAGCAAGAGCCCGAAGACGCGAACCACGTCGTGTCGGCGCTGCGGCAGCACTGGACGCTGAGCACCGTCAGAGCGCACGTCCTGCAGGGGATGATCCAGGGGCTGGAGGCCAGAG GAGCCTCGTCCTCCGGCCACTGCCTGTTGGTCGAAGGCAGCAGGCAGAGGAACTACCGCCCACTGCTGGAGCGTCCGTGCTGCGAGAGCCTGGAGTCCAGGATTGACCATTTTGTCAAAAGAGGGCGGCTGGAGCGAGAGGAAGGGGAGAACGGAGGCGAGACGGTCCACAGAGGGAAAAGGTCGAAACACTCGCACAGCGCCTCCAGCCTGCCTGCTGCTTCAGAACAAAGTCCTGATCACAAAGCAGAAGATTAA